The segment CGCAAAGGTAATATTTATCACAGCATTACCGATAGTATGTTGCCAATTTTTCTTGCTTAGGATCAATGATGCCGTCAATAATCCACCCACGACTTGTGGGTGAATTGCAAAACATCTACAATAAAGCACATAAATCCAAGAGGCGTAATCTTTAATTGGCTCATAAATTCCGCCTTATAATAACTTTAAAATACCAATCAAATATTCCAAACACATACTCAACTTATTTTGTGGTGTAATAGAAGATGTATAAAGAATATTGTTTATCACCCTCAAATAGTTCAACAATATTGATGGATTATAATCTTTGGTTGTCAACTCCAACACCTTTTTTGAATATTCAATCCAGGCATTACACACTTCAAGTGAAAGAGTACTATCTCCCATTTTTTGTAAGCCATCATCAATTACATCCTTTATATATCTGAGAGCTAAATCTCGATTATAATAATTGTTCATCATTTTTCTTCGTTTGAGATAATTTTTTCCATTTCACTTTTTAATTCATCAGAAGTCTTTTGTCCTTTTTTCAACACATCGTCTGCCAATTGACTTGAAATCTTATTAGATTCAATCATTTTATGTGTATTAAAACGAATACCGAAGCCTTCGAAATTATCAAACAAAGGCATTAATATTAATGCTAACCACAAAATGAATATCAAGTTTTTGCCGTTAAACTGATCGAAGAATGTAAAATTTATCAACTCGTGGAAATTATTAAAAACATAGATGCTTGTTCCTACCAACACTACCACATACCATACTTTTCTAATCCAGGTTAATTCCAATTCTATTTTTTCCACATCCATTAGAAACGAATGTACTACATTTAATATCTTTCTCATAAACATCATTTAATAATGACAACTCTTTCTACTTGGTCAAGTATATGTAAGACTTTTAGTCCTTATCCAAAGACGATGATTCCATTTTGCTCAATCTGATCTTTAAAAAACACATCCATATTCCGATTCATTCGAATAAGATCGACGGGACAGCCCAACATACTCTCAAAAAAATGTTTCAAGTGCACAAAGTGAATAAGGCCTGTGGGATCTGCGTCAATACAGATATCCACATCACTGCCTTCGGTCTGCTCACCTCTTACCACAGAACCAAATATACGCAAAGAACGTATTCCATATTCTTGCTGTAATTCTTGCTTTCGCGAAT is part of the Parabacteroides sp. AD58 genome and harbors:
- a CDS encoding nucleotidyltransferase family protein, yielding MKTIEECIRIINSRKQELQQEYGIRSLRIFGSVVRGEQTEGSDVDICIDADPTGLIHFVHLKHFFESMLGCPVDLIRMNRNMDVFFKDQIEQNGIIVFG